A window of the Cynocephalus volans isolate mCynVol1 chromosome 10, mCynVol1.pri, whole genome shotgun sequence genome harbors these coding sequences:
- the YJU2 gene encoding splicing factor YJU2, with protein MSERKVLNKYYPPDFDPSKIPKLKLPKDRQYVVRLMAPFNMRCKTCGEYIYKGKKFNARKETVQNEVYLGLPIFRFYIKCTRCLAEITFKTDPENTDYTMEHGATRNFQAEKLLEEEEKRVQKEREDEELNNPMKVLENRTKDSKLEMEVLENLQELKDLNQRQAHVDFEAMLRQHRLSEEERQKQEQEEDEREMATLLEEARNRRLLEDSDSEDDAVPAPPRPALWPSPTAILDEAPKAKRKVESWEQSIGSLGSRPQLSGLVVVKKRKTEREHSAGQGQAAAALGALQSRKATDPAPPTPGASSLSQLGAYLDSDDSSSSN; from the exons ATGTCGGAGCGAAAAGTTTTAAAT AAATACTACCCACCGGACTTTGACCcatcaaagatccccaaactcaAGCTCCCCAAAGACCGACAGTACGTGGTGAGGTTGATGGCCCCCTTCAATATGAG GTGTAAGACGTGTGGAGAGTACATCTACAAGGGGAAGAAGTTCAACGCACGCAAAGAGACGGTGCAGAACGAGGTCTACCTGGGCCTGCCCATCTTCCGCTTCTACATCAAGTGCACCCGCTGCCTGGCCGAGATCACTTTCAAG ACAGACCCCGAAAACACAGACTACACCATGGAGCATGGGGCCACACGGAATTTCCAGGCTGAGAAGCtcctggaggaggaagagaagagggtgCAGAAGGAGAGGGAGGACGAAGAGCTGAACAACCCCATGAAG GTGCTGGAGAACCGGACCAAGGACTCCAAGCTGGAGATGGAAGTGCTGGAGAACCTGCAGGAGCTCAAGGACCTGAACCAGCGCCAGGCGCACGTGGACTTTGAGGCCATGCTGCGGCAGCACCGGCTGTCGGAAGAGGAGCGGCAGAAGCAGGAGCAAGAGGAGGATGAGCGGGAGATGGC GACCTTATTGGAGGAAGCCAGGAACCGAAGGCTGCTTGAGGACTCAGACTCAGAGGATGATGCTGTGCCTGCCCCGCCCCGGCCAGCGCTGTGGCCCAGCCCCACTGCCATCCTGGACGAG GCCCCTAAGGCCAAGAGGAAGGTGGAGAGCTGGGAGCAGAGCATCGGCAGCCTCGGCAGCCGGCCTCAGCTGTCCGGCCTGGTCGTGgtgaagaagaggaagacagagcgGGAGCACAGCGCCGGGCAGGGCCAGGCAGCAGCCGCCCTGG GTGCCCTTCAGAGCAGGAAAGCAACTGACCCTGCACCCCCGACACCTGGTGCCTCCTCCCTGAGCCAGCTGGGGGCCTATCTGGACAGTgatgacagcagcagcagcaactga
- the EBI3 gene encoding interleukin-27 subunit beta — MTLTLLLALALWAGCSPCGGWKGDPAAPTQPRVQCRASRYPIAVDCSWSLPPAPNSTKSTSFIATYRLGMAAQGESQPCLQLTPEATGCAIPDIQLFSMVPYVLNVTAIHSRGSSSSFMPFIPEHIIKPDPPEGVHLSPLPGQRLQVQWEPPRSWPFPEIFSLKYRIRYKRHGAARFRQVGPIEATYFTLRAVRPHARYCIQVAAQDLMDYGESSDWSLPATTPLILGK, encoded by the exons ATGACCCTGACACTTCTCCTGGCCCTTGCCCTCTGGGCGGGGTGCTCACCCTGCGGTGGATGGAA GGGGGACCCAGCAGCTCCAACCCAGCCCAGGGTGCAGTGCCGAGCCTCTAGGTACCCGATCGCTGTGGATTGCTCCTGGTCCCTGCCGCCAGCTCCAAACTCCACCAAATCCACATCCTTCATTGCCACGTACAG GCTTGGCATGGCTGCCCAGGGCGAGAGCCAACCCTGCCTCCAGCTGACACCAGAGGCCACCGGCTGTGCCATCCCAGACATCCAGCTGTTCTCCATGGTGCCCTATGTGCTCAACGTGACGGCCATCCACTCccggggcagcagcagcagcttcatGCCCTTCATCCCAGAGCACATCA TTAAACCTGACCCTCCAGAAGGTGTGCACCTGAGCCCCCTCCCTGGGCAGCGGCTGCAGGTGCAGTGGGAGCCCCCCCGGTCCTGGCCCTTCCCGGAGATCTTCTCCCTCAAGTACAGGATCCGCTACAAGCGTCACGGAGCTGCCCGCTTCCGCCAG GTGGGGCCCATTGAAGCTACGTACTTCACCCTCAGGGCTGTGCGGCCACATGCAAGGTACTGCATCCAGGTGGCTGCTCAGGACCTCATGGACTACGGCGAATCAAGTGACTGGAGTCTTCCTGCCACTACCCCCCTGATCCTGGGCAAGTAG